In one window of Oscillospiraceae bacterium DNA:
- a CDS encoding energy-coupling factor transporter transmembrane component T, with protein sequence MLRDITLGQFVPGKSFIHKLDARFKTVLIITFTVLVFLAKNFASMALVAVLLIGASAASRISAKLLIRSFKPLLPFILFTVILNMFYVEGQILWQFWVLKITKEGLLLSAMMAMRIIFMLLGGSLLTFTTSPIVLTDALERLMKPLSWIKVPVHDIAMMMTIALRFIPTLIDETEKIMNAQKARGADLESGGPLKRAKALIPILVPLFVSAFKRADELALAMECRCYTGGKGRTRLKQMKATSLDAYAALLTAAVTAGVIWLNAVLPSVIPK encoded by the coding sequence GTGCTTAGAGACATCACCCTCGGCCAGTTCGTCCCCGGAAAATCGTTCATTCACAAGCTTGACGCGCGCTTCAAAACCGTGCTGATCATCACGTTCACGGTGTTGGTTTTTTTGGCGAAAAACTTCGCTTCCATGGCATTGGTCGCCGTTTTGTTGATCGGTGCATCCGCCGCTTCGCGAATCTCCGCCAAATTGTTGATCAGAAGTTTTAAGCCGCTGCTTCCTTTTATCCTCTTCACCGTGATTTTGAATATGTTTTACGTCGAAGGGCAGATTTTATGGCAGTTCTGGGTGTTGAAGATCACCAAAGAGGGGTTACTGCTCAGCGCGATGATGGCGATGCGCATCATCTTTATGCTGCTCGGCGGTTCGCTGTTGACCTTCACAACCTCGCCGATCGTTTTGACCGACGCGCTCGAACGGCTGATGAAGCCGCTTTCGTGGATCAAAGTGCCCGTACACGACATCGCGATGATGATGACGATCGCTCTGCGGTTTATCCCGACGCTGATCGACGAGACCGAGAAGATCATGAACGCCCAGAAAGCGCGCGGCGCGGACCTTGAGAGCGGCGGGCCCTTGAAACGGGCCAAAGCGCTGATTCCGATTTTGGTGCCGCTGTTTGTGTCGGCGTTCAAGCGCGCGGACGAACTCGCACTCGCGATGGAATGCCGCTGCTATACAGGCGGAAAAGGCAGAACGCGCCTGAAACAGATGAAAGCCACTTCACTCGACGCCTATGCGGCCTTGCTGACGGCTGCGGTCACGGCGGGAGTGATCTGGCTGAACGCCGTTTTGCCTTCGGTGATCCCCAAATGA
- the truA gene encoding tRNA pseudouridine(38-40) synthase TruA has product MSMKNFKVTIAFDGGNYGGWQIQQNSMTIQQAVQDSIKKVLKTRHKVTGCGRTDAGVHANGYVFSFKTESDIPEKGLFKALHIALPDDIAVLEVKEVGLDFSAQFSAVAKQYMYQFTNTESRNPFLDRYSLHYEYPMDDKLMDEAAKHFLGHHDFSAFCASGAQNVTSDRRIYRSEVIRDGDIVRYYVAGNGFLYNMVRIMAGTLLYVSAGKIKADSIPGIIASGDRERAGKTLPPHGLYLDKVFYDIISHEKES; this is encoded by the coding sequence ATGAGCATGAAAAACTTCAAGGTCACCATCGCCTTCGACGGCGGCAATTACGGCGGCTGGCAGATTCAGCAAAACAGCATGACGATTCAGCAGGCGGTGCAGGATTCGATCAAAAAGGTCCTGAAGACCCGGCACAAAGTCACCGGCTGCGGCCGGACCGATGCCGGCGTACATGCGAACGGATACGTCTTCAGTTTCAAAACCGAGAGCGACATCCCCGAAAAAGGGCTGTTTAAAGCGCTGCACATCGCGCTGCCCGACGATATCGCGGTGCTTGAGGTCAAAGAGGTCGGCCTCGATTTCTCGGCGCAGTTCTCGGCGGTGGCAAAGCAGTACATGTACCAGTTCACGAACACCGAAAGCCGGAACCCGTTTTTAGACCGTTATTCCCTGCACTACGAATACCCGATGGACGACAAACTCATGGACGAGGCGGCAAAGCATTTTCTCGGGCACCATGATTTTTCGGCGTTCTGCGCTTCGGGCGCGCAGAACGTGACCAGCGACCGGAGGATATACCGCTCCGAGGTGATCCGGGACGGCGACATCGTGCGGTATTACGTCGCCGGAAACGGGTTTTTATACAATATGGTCCGCATCATGGCGGGCACCTTGTTATATGTCTCGGCGGGCAAGATCAAAGCCGATTCGATTCCGGGCATCATCGCCTCGGGCGACCGGGAGCGGGCGGGCAAGACGCTGCCGCCGCACGGGCTTTACCTGGACAAGGTTTTCTATGATATCATTTCGCATGAAAAAGAAAGCTGA
- a CDS encoding DUF5711 family protein, translating to MEENDEKSIEQRQKRGSKKRRKIKLRRFILLLLAAAVIVLIALNWDRLSPVAILQRIQAAENGAGVVIEYPADIAGQEIAAISGFGSGGILAANSGCFLLRADNALYYRYAMASTTAAIGDKSALIYEKGGTKFQFFNAEGRVFEQESADKIVRMACAKNGSYALLTAPSEYSSKLTIFSSSHKEMFSQFFKTPNLTRIALNSSAKYCAVIVTETANGQLSSNLTVYDTGKPDPVFTRSFTGLLALDMKYCDDGGLVIVFDRAAVRLNAGNEAVWQADYTGLAAFSVSADGTVGLLSDNPEGVGCTLSVYNAKGIVWTAQVPGQSKGLTVRDEKAVCISGSKLILLDEAGKIAGSEDCSLDTNAAVLGDRFIIFAGKDKISRVSLSSLQKPSGTSS from the coding sequence GTGGAGGAGAATGACGAAAAGAGCATAGAACAGCGTCAAAAACGCGGCAGCAAAAAACGCCGGAAAATCAAACTCAGGCGTTTTATTCTGCTGTTGCTCGCTGCAGCCGTCATCGTTTTGATCGCGCTGAACTGGGACCGGCTCTCACCGGTGGCGATTTTGCAGCGCATTCAGGCGGCAGAGAACGGCGCGGGCGTCGTCATTGAATATCCCGCCGACATCGCGGGACAGGAAATCGCGGCCATTTCCGGGTTCGGAAGCGGCGGCATTCTCGCGGCGAATTCGGGCTGTTTCCTGTTGCGCGCCGATAACGCGCTCTATTACCGGTACGCGATGGCTTCAACGACGGCGGCAATCGGCGACAAATCTGCTCTGATTTACGAAAAAGGCGGCACGAAATTTCAATTTTTCAACGCCGAAGGCCGGGTATTTGAACAGGAGAGCGCCGATAAAATCGTCCGAATGGCATGCGCAAAAAACGGCAGTTACGCGCTCCTGACCGCGCCGAGCGAATATTCGTCCAAACTGACCATCTTTTCAAGTTCCCATAAGGAGATGTTCTCGCAGTTTTTCAAGACCCCGAACCTGACCCGGATCGCTCTGAACAGCAGCGCAAAGTATTGCGCGGTGATCGTGACGGAGACAGCAAACGGACAGCTCAGCAGCAATCTCACGGTTTATGATACGGGAAAACCCGATCCGGTGTTCACCCGGAGCTTCACCGGGTTGTTGGCGCTGGATATGAAATACTGCGATGACGGCGGGCTTGTGATCGTCTTTGACCGTGCCGCCGTGCGCCTGAACGCCGGAAACGAAGCTGTGTGGCAGGCTGATTACACCGGGCTTGCGGCTTTTTCCGTGTCCGCGGACGGCACTGTCGGGCTGCTGTCAGACAACCCGGAGGGCGTCGGCTGCACTTTAAGCGTTTATAACGCGAAGGGGATCGTGTGGACGGCACAGGTTCCCGGACAATCCAAAGGATTAACGGTCCGGGATGAAAAAGCTGTTTGTATTTCAGGCAGCAAGCTCATACTGCTTGATGAAGCCGGAAAAATCGCGGGTTCGGAAGACTGTTCTTTGGATACGAATGCCGCGGTTTTGGGAGATCGTTTTATCATTTTCGCGGGGAAAGATAAAATTTCGCGCGTTTCTCTCTCCTCTTTACAAAAACCCTCCGGGACGTCTTCTTAA
- a CDS encoding CvpA family protein → MSVVDIVIVLIVILSVIIGFKRGFVKTLVGLVSLVLAFVIAYTFSPPISEKLYDGYLEKKLSAALGFDLGGEEAETAVSETAGSQTSRLLFLGGTTVFVAPRLASTFDINKLKNVEGIIAKLDPGLVAKMNPDEMQRLVNFLCSTACANKSISSCVSAYNKKYGTSIDPTPILKAAGVSGSAKIPAAISMLGVKVDVKNPILNVQKKNEAAAVAAKAASSKASSKSSSKASSKSSGTSNVSSGSRSSSSKTSKASKASAASPSAPSKITSPPTATEVTSASDVITDTVNGYTQDLLATARQAARTIAVKLVSCLVFVVMFLLIRLILMLFARLLSGIIDKIPIVSGVNKLLGGILGIAGGLIVSAVLVVGFVSVSPLITNDKYVRAVDNSLACRTAAKLIYGDGSGDDTVTVGNSGSQEESFNEDDFDFNEEDFDFTEESVESGVSAG, encoded by the coding sequence ATGTCGGTCGTCGACATCGTCATCGTGCTGATTGTCATTCTCAGTGTGATCATTGGGTTTAAACGCGGCTTTGTCAAGACCTTGGTCGGCCTTGTCAGTCTGGTGCTGGCTTTTGTCATCGCCTATACGTTTTCGCCGCCGATTTCCGAAAAGCTGTACGACGGCTACCTCGAAAAGAAATTGTCCGCTGCGCTGGGGTTTGACCTCGGCGGAGAAGAAGCCGAGACCGCAGTATCCGAAACGGCAGGTTCACAGACCAGCAGGTTATTGTTTTTGGGCGGAACGACTGTTTTCGTTGCGCCGAGACTCGCCTCGACGTTCGACATCAATAAACTCAAGAATGTTGAGGGGATCATCGCGAAACTCGATCCCGGCCTCGTCGCAAAAATGAACCCGGACGAGATGCAGAGACTCGTCAACTTCCTGTGTTCCACGGCCTGCGCCAATAAGTCGATTTCGTCCTGCGTGAGCGCATATAATAAAAAGTATGGTACGTCGATCGACCCCACACCGATTTTAAAAGCCGCAGGCGTGAGCGGAAGCGCCAAAATCCCGGCGGCGATCAGCATGCTGGGCGTGAAAGTGGACGTCAAAAATCCGATTCTGAACGTACAGAAAAAGAATGAGGCCGCCGCCGTGGCTGCAAAAGCAGCATCCTCCAAGGCGTCTTCCAAATCATCGTCAAAAGCTTCGTCAAAGTCATCCGGGACTTCAAACGTCTCTTCGGGTTCGAGGAGCAGTTCATCAAAGACGTCAAAGGCCTCAAAGGCCTCAGCCGCTTCCCCATCGGCGCCGTCAAAAATCACCTCGCCGCCCACCGCGACGGAAGTCACTTCCGCAAGCGATGTGATCACCGACACGGTCAACGGCTACACCCAGGATCTGCTCGCGACCGCGAGACAGGCCGCGCGCACCATCGCGGTCAAACTGGTCAGCTGCCTGGTTTTTGTCGTGATGTTTCTCTTGATTCGACTGATTTTGATGTTGTTTGCCAGACTGTTAAGCGGTATAATAGATAAGATACCGATCGTCAGCGGCGTCAACAAGCTGCTCGGCGGTATACTCGGCATTGCGGGCGGGCTGATTGTCTCGGCGGTGCTTGTCGTCGGGTTTGTCAGTGTCTCACCGTTGATCACAAACGATAAATACGTTCGGGCGGTCGACAATTCGCTCGCCTGCAGAACGGCGGCAAAGCTGATTTACGGGGACGGCAGCGGCGACGATACCGTGACGGTCGGCAATTCGGGCTCACAAGAGGAATCTTTCAATGAAGACGATTTCGATTTCAATGAGGAGGATTTCGACTTCACCGAAGAAAGCGTTGAATCCGGCGTATCCGCGGGCTGA
- a CDS encoding CDP-alcohol phosphatidyltransferase family protein, whose protein sequence is MTIPNILSIFRIVLIPIYAWFYFSDYKSGALIAGIVLTVSGLTDLFDGAIARKFNQISELGKVLDPIADKLTQVAVFICLFFKFPYLLPLFCFIVYKEILMLSGGLVVLKKGFVVTAKWWGKTTTFLIYCAVAAFTFFPGLPRAAILAISALLLAMLAFSMWGYSEILVGVFAKSALTGRALKDIAQETY, encoded by the coding sequence TTGACCATACCAAACATACTTTCCATCTTCAGAATCGTCCTGATTCCGATCTATGCCTGGTTTTATTTTTCCGATTATAAAAGCGGCGCTTTGATCGCGGGCATCGTATTGACCGTCTCGGGCCTGACCGATCTGTTTGACGGCGCGATCGCGCGGAAATTCAACCAGATCAGCGAACTCGGCAAAGTGCTCGACCCGATCGCCGACAAACTGACTCAGGTGGCCGTGTTTATCTGCCTGTTCTTTAAATTTCCGTATCTGCTTCCCCTGTTTTGCTTTATTGTCTATAAAGAGATTCTCATGCTGTCGGGGGGGCTTGTGGTCCTGAAGAAGGGTTTTGTGGTAACCGCAAAATGGTGGGGAAAAACCACGACGTTTTTGATTTACTGCGCGGTGGCGGCGTTCACGTTTTTCCCCGGTCTGCCGAGAGCCGCGATTCTCGCGATATCCGCTCTGCTGCTTGCGATGCTGGCGTTTTCGATGTGGGGTTATTCAGAGATCCTGGTCGGCGTGTTCGCGAAGTCCGCGCTGACCGGCAGAGCATTAAAAGACATCGCTCAGGAAACCTATTGA
- a CDS encoding ATP-dependent Clp protease ATP-binding subunit yields MLCSRCKKRPAVVFISKIEGEKKTNEGLCLVCAKELGIPQVNDIISKMGISDDDLEEMSEQLGEMMGPQEDESADGASPGGSATFPSFLRGMMSKNPEPGKQQEPKTGAAKAQPKDPQQEQNAKRKFLNSYCTNFTKQARDGGFDRIIGRDREIGRMIQILSRRTKNNPCLIGEPGVGKTAIVEGLAQRIIAGDVPFVLRQKDVYLLDLTALVAGTQFRGQFEARVKALLDEVKADGNIILFIDEVHNLAGAGDTADGAMNAANLMKPALSRGEIQVIGATTFKEYRKHIEKDAALERRFQPVVIDEPSVDETVNVLSGLKSYYEKFHGVSVDESLIRTAVELSERYINDRFLPDKAIDLLDEAAACASLRDP; encoded by the coding sequence ATGCTTTGCAGCAGATGTAAGAAAAGACCCGCCGTTGTTTTCATCAGCAAAATCGAGGGCGAGAAAAAGACCAACGAGGGCCTTTGTTTGGTTTGCGCCAAAGAACTCGGCATCCCGCAGGTCAACGATATTATCAGCAAAATGGGCATTTCCGATGACGACCTCGAGGAGATGTCCGAGCAGCTCGGCGAGATGATGGGCCCGCAGGAAGATGAGTCCGCAGACGGCGCGTCTCCGGGCGGTTCGGCGACGTTTCCCTCGTTTTTGCGCGGAATGATGAGCAAAAACCCCGAGCCGGGAAAACAGCAGGAACCCAAAACCGGTGCGGCGAAGGCACAGCCGAAAGACCCGCAGCAGGAGCAAAACGCAAAACGGAAGTTTTTGAACAGCTACTGCACGAATTTCACCAAACAGGCGCGCGACGGCGGGTTCGACCGGATCATCGGCCGTGACCGCGAGATCGGGCGCATGATCCAGATCCTATCCCGCCGCACCAAGAACAACCCCTGTCTGATCGGCGAACCCGGCGTGGGCAAAACCGCGATCGTCGAGGGGCTTGCGCAGCGCATCATCGCGGGTGATGTGCCGTTCGTGCTCCGCCAAAAAGACGTTTATCTGCTTGATCTGACCGCGCTGGTGGCCGGAACGCAATTCCGCGGCCAGTTTGAGGCGCGGGTGAAAGCACTGCTCGATGAAGTCAAAGCCGACGGCAACATCATCCTGTTCATTGACGAGGTGCATAACCTCGCGGGCGCGGGCGACACCGCCGACGGCGCGATGAACGCCGCCAACCTGATGAAACCTGCGCTCTCGCGCGGTGAGATTCAGGTCATCGGCGCGACCACCTTCAAGGAATATCGCAAGCACATCGAAAAGGACGCTGCTCTTGAGCGGCGTTTCCAGCCGGTCGTGATCGACGAGCCTTCGGTCGACGAGACGGTGAACGTGCTGTCGGGTTTAAAGAGTTATTACGAAAAATTTCACGGCGTCTCGGTGGACGAATCGCTGATCAGAACCGCCGTCGAGCTGTCGGAACGTTATATCAACGACCGGTTTTTGCCGGATAAAGCCATCGACCTGCTCGATGAGGCCGCCGCCTGCGCGTCGCTGCGCGACCC
- a CDS encoding AAA family ATPase, whose protein sequence is ELWTGIDAGKIAESDIQKLSDLESRLKERVIGQDEAVEALARAMRRGRIRLYEKNRPVSFIFAGPTGVGKTELVKVLSAALFDTPDNMIRIDMSEYMEKHAVSRLVGSPPGYVGYDEAGQLTEKVRRKPHSVVLFDEIEKAHPDIMHILLQILDDGRITDAQGRNVDFSNTVIVMTTNAGSDTMGTGLGFAKSTNQLAAEKVQKALSEFLRPEFLGRVDEVIIFSPLSEETLVKIADLMLSDIKKGLASQGTEFGWSKAVSEKLAHMSAGSKFGARELRKNLRKQVEDKIGDAVMRDGAHMPTFINLDVVNDEIFVLCE, encoded by the coding sequence GAGCTCTGGACGGGTATCGACGCGGGCAAGATCGCCGAGAGCGATATTCAAAAACTGTCCGACCTCGAATCCCGGCTCAAAGAGCGTGTGATCGGGCAGGATGAAGCCGTTGAAGCGTTGGCAAGAGCCATGCGCAGAGGCCGAATCCGCCTTTATGAAAAAAACCGCCCGGTGTCGTTTATCTTCGCGGGCCCGACCGGCGTCGGCAAAACCGAATTAGTCAAGGTGCTCTCTGCGGCGCTGTTCGACACGCCCGACAACATGATCCGAATCGACATGTCGGAGTATATGGAAAAGCACGCGGTTTCGCGTTTGGTCGGTTCGCCTCCGGGTTATGTCGGCTACGACGAAGCCGGGCAGCTGACCGAAAAAGTGCGCAGAAAGCCCCACAGCGTGGTATTGTTTGACGAGATCGAAAAAGCGCACCCCGACATCATGCATATTCTGCTGCAGATCCTCGACGACGGCCGCATCACCGACGCGCAGGGCCGAAACGTCGATTTCTCCAATACGGTCATTGTCATGACGACCAACGCCGGTTCCGATACGATGGGCACCGGACTCGGATTCGCCAAATCGACGAACCAGCTCGCGGCCGAAAAAGTGCAGAAGGCGCTTTCGGAGTTTTTGCGTCCCGAATTTTTGGGCCGCGTGGACGAGGTCATCATCTTCTCGCCGCTTTCGGAGGAAACCTTGGTCAAAATCGCTGATTTGATGCTGTCCGATATTAAAAAGGGGCTTGCTTCGCAGGGTACCGAATTCGGATGGAGCAAAGCGGTCAGCGAAAAACTGGCGCATATGTCGGCGGGCAGTAAATTCGGCGCACGCGAACTGCGCAAGAATCTGCGCAAGCAGGTCGAGGATAAGATCGGCGACGCAGTCATGCGAGACGGCGCGCACATGCCGACTTTTATCAATCTCGACGTCGTGAACGACGAAATTTTCGTATTATGTGAATAA